The following proteins are encoded in a genomic region of Ornithodoros turicata isolate Travis chromosome 6, ASM3712646v1, whole genome shotgun sequence:
- the LOC135396876 gene encoding protein trachealess-like isoform X9, whose translation MANATLGRAFEVATTNTCPLRGRSMANFAMDIFEQHQGTHILQSLDGFTFALAADGRFLYISETVSIYLGLSQVEMTGSSVFDYIHQQDHAELAEQLGINLSQSLSSPSGGSGGSDDGSSTPNSLDRPAPVMTLGASAAYKGLERSFCIRMKSTLTKRGCHFKSSGYRVVLVLCHLRPQYAFSPSRSNKQPPNLMGMVAMAIALPPPSVNEVRLESDMFVMRLTFDFRVAHCEPRISELLDYTPEDITGRNMYSLCHGQDVQKLRKCHVDLMNKGQVMSSYYRLMNKNGGYTWVQTCATVICNNKNSEEQSIICVNYVISSGIEYENCIMDSSQLRGASDVKPDDPNNSERGSTPDNDGRDDHSPRDPEPRPSPKSHETHSLGGQDGTASADHLTQLGTVNKVEALRSSAKIRGSRAMDSNYAPVNCNTYIDPYQQDVVCSVTDPSPAPIPKNLRKRPAEDGNCRSSPKSRPGSRSSLQPLQPSSPARSLPSSDQPSAPGFLHRDEDRGAGSCSPPGACDDSCDGPDGLSRPWKAGGGSSNQNSTEASSLTVRELEDAMKKHLPESRGLIGGPSPPQRPSAATIQWIGGPQTTGTAGPPPPLPASTLLRQLYVSRESVIRSGSHVSGSSRPTYYGDVPTPPEGPWGAADAFMLPGKDGTPYGVLPYPGYVDAPPPPFSAVTPPSSVSPRDSKLGLAESPAFSEAAAAAAAAAMPHMRHYVAAAAAELPLKPQVLVHPGGLDYATQQEQQLYTSGFHLYGKPNGGWYAQQPNS comes from the exons ATGGCGAACGCGACTTTGGGACGGGCTTTTGAGGTAGCAACAACAAATACGT gtCCTCTCCGTGGTCGATCGATGGCAAATTTCGCCATGGATATCTTCGAACAGCATCAAGGCACACATATCTTACAG TCATTGGACGGCTTCACGTTCGCTCTGGCAGCCGACGGAAGATTCTTGTACATATCGGAAACAGTGTCCATCTACTTGGGCCTTTCTCAA GTGGAAATGACTGGTAGTAGCGTGTTCGACTACATCCATCAACAAGATCATGCCGAGCTGGCCGAGCAACTGGGGATCAACCTGTCTCAGTCTCTGTCTTCCCCTTCCGGTGGGTCAGGTGGTTCGGACGATGGTTCATCGACGCCAAACTCTCTCGATAGGCCTG CTCCTGTGATGACTCTCGGTGCCAGCGCAGCATACAAGGGTTTGGAACGGTCCTTCTGCATTCGCATGAAGTCTACCCTTACTAAGCGAGGCTGTCACTTCAAGTCGTCGGGCTACCGG GTAGTACTAGTGCTGTGCCATTTACGGCCGCAGTACGCGTTCTCACCAAGCCGGAGTAACAAGCAGCCACCCAACCTCATGGGCATGGTGGCCATGGCGATTGCACTGCCTCCGCCCTCAGTCAACGAAGTACGTCTCGAGAGCGACATGTTCGTCATGCGGCTCACATTCGACTTTCGAGTCGCACACTGCGAACCCAG GATATCGGAACTCCTGGATTACACACCTGAAGACATCACAGGAAGGAACATGTACTCTCTCTGCCACGGCCAGGACGTTCAGAAGCTTAGGAAGTGTCACGTTGATT TAATGAACAAGGGACAAGTAATGAGCAGCTATTACCGGCTCATGAACAAGAACGGCGGCTACACCTGGGTCCAAACGTGCGCTACAGTCATCTGCAATAACAAAAACTCGGAGGAACAGAGTATCATATGTGTCAACTATGTCATCAG CAGTGGTATTGAGTACGAGAACTGCATAATGGACAGCAGCCAGCTTCGCGGTGCAAGCGACGTCAAGCCAGATGACCCCAACAACTCTGAAAGAGGATCCACGCCTGACAATGATGGGCGAG ACGACCACTCGCCTCGAGACCCGGAGCCCAGGCCTTCGCCAAAGTCACACGAAACTCATTCTCTAGGGGGCCAAGACGGCACAGCCTCAGCGGATCACCTTACGCAGCTTGGCACAGTCAACAAGGTCGAAGCCCTCAGGAGTTCCGCTAAG ATACGAGGATCTCGTGCAATGGACTCTAATTATGCTCCGGTGAACTGCAACACGTACATCGACCCTTACCAG CAGGATGTTGTCTGTAGTGTAACAGACCCATCACCCGCCCCTATCCCTAAGAACCTCCGCAAGCGGCCGGCCGAAGACGGCAACTGTCGCAGCAGCCCCAAGTCACGGCCAGGCAGCCGATCTAGTCTTCAGCCACTGCAGCCCAGTAGTCCCGCTCGCAGCCTACCATCCTCAGACCAGCCGAGCGCTCCTGGTTTTCTTCACCGAGACGAAGACAGGGGTGCAGGATCCTGCTCCCCTCCGGGAGCTTGCGATGACTCCTGTGATGGTCCTGACGGCCTGTCGCGACCCTGGAAGGCAGGCGGCGGAAGCTCGAACCAGAATTCTACCGAGGCCTCCAGCTTAACGGTGAGAGAACTCGAAGACGCGATGAAGAAACACCTCCCTGAATCGAGAGGTCTTATTGGCGGTCCTTCGCCACCTCAGAGACCTTCAGCAGCGACGATCCAGTGGATCGGAGGCCCTCAAACGACGGGAACTGCAGGACCCCCTCCGCCGCTGCCGGCGTCAACCTTACTTCGCCAGCTGTACGTTAGCAGAGAATCGGTGATACGATCCGGTTCTCATGTTAGCGGTTCATCGCGGCCGACGTACTACGGAGACGTTCCGACACCACCTGAAGGGCCCTGGGGCGCGGCAGACGCGTTCATGCTGCCGGGCAAAGACGGGACTCCTTACGGTGTCTTACCCTACCCCGGCTACGTCGATGCACCTCCACCCCCATTTTCCGCTGTCACTCCTCCGTCGTCTGTCTCGCCAAGGGATAGCAAGCTAGGCTTAGCGGAAAGCCCGGCATTCTCGGAAGCAGCAGCGGCGGCCGCGGCGGCGGCGATGCCGCACATGAGACACTACGTTGCGGCAGCGGCAGCGGAACTACCGCTGAAGCCACAAGTACTGGTGCATCCTGGTGGACTGGACTATGCGACGCAACAAGAGCAGCAACTCTACACCAGTGGCTTTCATTTGTACGGCAAACCGAACGGTGGTTGGTACGCGCAACAACCGAACTCTTAG
- the LOC135396876 gene encoding protein trachealess-like isoform X8: MRKEKSRDAARSRRGKENYEFYELAKMLPLPAAITSQLDKASIIRLTISYLKLRDFSQHGDRPWSRDLPPTSSQSSKALKGPLRGRSMANFAMDIFEQHQGTHILQSLDGFTFALAADGRFLYISETVSIYLGLSQVEMTGSSVFDYIHQQDHAELAEQLGINLSQSLSSPSGGSGGSDDGSSTPNSLDRPAPVMTLGASAAYKGLERSFCIRMKSTLTKRGCHFKSSGYRVVLVLCHLRPQYAFSPSRSNKQPPNLMGMVAMAIALPPPSVNEVRLESDMFVMRLTFDFRVAHCEPRISELLDYTPEDITGRNMYSLCHGQDVQKLRKCHVDLMNKGQVMSSYYRLMNKNGGYTWVQTCATVICNNKNSEEQSIICVNYVISSGIEYENCIMDSSQLRGASDVKPDDPNNSERGSTPDNDGRDDHSPRDPEPRPSPKSHETHSLGGQDGTASADHLTQLGTVNKVEALRSSAKIRGSRAMDSNYAPVNCNTYIDPYQQDVVCSVTDPSPAPIPKNLRKRPAEDGNCRSSPKSRPGSRSSLQPLQPSSPARSLPSSDQPSAPGFLHRDEDRGAGSCSPPGACDDSCDGPDGLSRPWKAGGGSSNQNSTEASSLTVRELEDAMKKHLPESRGLIGGPSPPQRPSAATIQWIGGPQTTGTAGPPPPLPASTLLRQLYVSRESVIRSGSHVSGSSRPTYYGDVPTPPEGPWGAADAFMLPGKDGTPYGVLPYPGYVDAPPPPFSAVTPPSSVSPRDSKLGLAESPAFSEAAAAAAAAAMPHMRHYVAAAAAELPLKPQVLVHPGGLDYATQQEQQLYTSGFHLYGKPNGGWYAQQPNS, encoded by the exons gtCCTCTCCGTGGTCGATCGATGGCAAATTTCGCCATGGATATCTTCGAACAGCATCAAGGCACACATATCTTACAG TCATTGGACGGCTTCACGTTCGCTCTGGCAGCCGACGGAAGATTCTTGTACATATCGGAAACAGTGTCCATCTACTTGGGCCTTTCTCAA GTGGAAATGACTGGTAGTAGCGTGTTCGACTACATCCATCAACAAGATCATGCCGAGCTGGCCGAGCAACTGGGGATCAACCTGTCTCAGTCTCTGTCTTCCCCTTCCGGTGGGTCAGGTGGTTCGGACGATGGTTCATCGACGCCAAACTCTCTCGATAGGCCTG CTCCTGTGATGACTCTCGGTGCCAGCGCAGCATACAAGGGTTTGGAACGGTCCTTCTGCATTCGCATGAAGTCTACCCTTACTAAGCGAGGCTGTCACTTCAAGTCGTCGGGCTACCGG GTAGTACTAGTGCTGTGCCATTTACGGCCGCAGTACGCGTTCTCACCAAGCCGGAGTAACAAGCAGCCACCCAACCTCATGGGCATGGTGGCCATGGCGATTGCACTGCCTCCGCCCTCAGTCAACGAAGTACGTCTCGAGAGCGACATGTTCGTCATGCGGCTCACATTCGACTTTCGAGTCGCACACTGCGAACCCAG GATATCGGAACTCCTGGATTACACACCTGAAGACATCACAGGAAGGAACATGTACTCTCTCTGCCACGGCCAGGACGTTCAGAAGCTTAGGAAGTGTCACGTTGATT TAATGAACAAGGGACAAGTAATGAGCAGCTATTACCGGCTCATGAACAAGAACGGCGGCTACACCTGGGTCCAAACGTGCGCTACAGTCATCTGCAATAACAAAAACTCGGAGGAACAGAGTATCATATGTGTCAACTATGTCATCAG CAGTGGTATTGAGTACGAGAACTGCATAATGGACAGCAGCCAGCTTCGCGGTGCAAGCGACGTCAAGCCAGATGACCCCAACAACTCTGAAAGAGGATCCACGCCTGACAATGATGGGCGAG ACGACCACTCGCCTCGAGACCCGGAGCCCAGGCCTTCGCCAAAGTCACACGAAACTCATTCTCTAGGGGGCCAAGACGGCACAGCCTCAGCGGATCACCTTACGCAGCTTGGCACAGTCAACAAGGTCGAAGCCCTCAGGAGTTCCGCTAAG ATACGAGGATCTCGTGCAATGGACTCTAATTATGCTCCGGTGAACTGCAACACGTACATCGACCCTTACCAG CAGGATGTTGTCTGTAGTGTAACAGACCCATCACCCGCCCCTATCCCTAAGAACCTCCGCAAGCGGCCGGCCGAAGACGGCAACTGTCGCAGCAGCCCCAAGTCACGGCCAGGCAGCCGATCTAGTCTTCAGCCACTGCAGCCCAGTAGTCCCGCTCGCAGCCTACCATCCTCAGACCAGCCGAGCGCTCCTGGTTTTCTTCACCGAGACGAAGACAGGGGTGCAGGATCCTGCTCCCCTCCGGGAGCTTGCGATGACTCCTGTGATGGTCCTGACGGCCTGTCGCGACCCTGGAAGGCAGGCGGCGGAAGCTCGAACCAGAATTCTACCGAGGCCTCCAGCTTAACGGTGAGAGAACTCGAAGACGCGATGAAGAAACACCTCCCTGAATCGAGAGGTCTTATTGGCGGTCCTTCGCCACCTCAGAGACCTTCAGCAGCGACGATCCAGTGGATCGGAGGCCCTCAAACGACGGGAACTGCAGGACCCCCTCCGCCGCTGCCGGCGTCAACCTTACTTCGCCAGCTGTACGTTAGCAGAGAATCGGTGATACGATCCGGTTCTCATGTTAGCGGTTCATCGCGGCCGACGTACTACGGAGACGTTCCGACACCACCTGAAGGGCCCTGGGGCGCGGCAGACGCGTTCATGCTGCCGGGCAAAGACGGGACTCCTTACGGTGTCTTACCCTACCCCGGCTACGTCGATGCACCTCCACCCCCATTTTCCGCTGTCACTCCTCCGTCGTCTGTCTCGCCAAGGGATAGCAAGCTAGGCTTAGCGGAAAGCCCGGCATTCTCGGAAGCAGCAGCGGCGGCCGCGGCGGCGGCGATGCCGCACATGAGACACTACGTTGCGGCAGCGGCAGCGGAACTACCGCTGAAGCCACAAGTACTGGTGCATCCTGGTGGACTGGACTATGCGACGCAACAAGAGCAGCAACTCTACACCAGTGGCTTTCATTTGTACGGCAAACCGAACGGTGGTTGGTACGCGCAACAACCGAACTCTTAG
- the LOC135396876 gene encoding protein trachealess-like isoform X10, with product MANFAMDIFEQHQGTHILQSLDGFTFALAADGRFLYISETVSIYLGLSQVEMTGSSVFDYIHQQDHAELAEQLGINLSQSLSSPSGGSGGSDDGSSTPNSLDRPAPVMTLGASAAYKGLERSFCIRMKSTLTKRGCHFKSSGYRVVLVLCHLRPQYAFSPSRSNKQPPNLMGMVAMAIALPPPSVNEVRLESDMFVMRLTFDFRVAHCEPRISELLDYTPEDITGRNMYSLCHGQDVQKLRKCHVDLMNKGQVMSSYYRLMNKNGGYTWVQTCATVICNNKNSEEQSIICVNYVISSGIEYENCIMDSSQLRGASDVKPDDPNNSERGSTPDNDGRDDHSPRDPEPRPSPKSHETHSLGGQDGTASADHLTQLGTVNKVEALRSSAKIRGSRAMDSNYAPVNCNTYIDPYQQDVVCSVTDPSPAPIPKNLRKRPAEDGNCRSSPKSRPGSRSSLQPLQPSSPARSLPSSDQPSAPGFLHRDEDRGAGSCSPPGACDDSCDGPDGLSRPWKAGGGSSNQNSTEASSLTVRELEDAMKKHLPESRGLIGGPSPPQRPSAATIQWIGGPQTTGTAGPPPPLPASTLLRQLYVSRESVIRSGSHVSGSSRPTYYGDVPTPPEGPWGAADAFMLPGKDGTPYGVLPYPGYVDAPPPPFSAVTPPSSVSPRDSKLGLAESPAFSEAAAAAAAAAMPHMRHYVAAAAAELPLKPQVLVHPGGLDYATQQEQQLYTSGFHLYGKPNGGWYAQQPNS from the exons ATGGCAAATTTCGCCATGGATATCTTCGAACAGCATCAAGGCACACATATCTTACAG TCATTGGACGGCTTCACGTTCGCTCTGGCAGCCGACGGAAGATTCTTGTACATATCGGAAACAGTGTCCATCTACTTGGGCCTTTCTCAA GTGGAAATGACTGGTAGTAGCGTGTTCGACTACATCCATCAACAAGATCATGCCGAGCTGGCCGAGCAACTGGGGATCAACCTGTCTCAGTCTCTGTCTTCCCCTTCCGGTGGGTCAGGTGGTTCGGACGATGGTTCATCGACGCCAAACTCTCTCGATAGGCCTG CTCCTGTGATGACTCTCGGTGCCAGCGCAGCATACAAGGGTTTGGAACGGTCCTTCTGCATTCGCATGAAGTCTACCCTTACTAAGCGAGGCTGTCACTTCAAGTCGTCGGGCTACCGG GTAGTACTAGTGCTGTGCCATTTACGGCCGCAGTACGCGTTCTCACCAAGCCGGAGTAACAAGCAGCCACCCAACCTCATGGGCATGGTGGCCATGGCGATTGCACTGCCTCCGCCCTCAGTCAACGAAGTACGTCTCGAGAGCGACATGTTCGTCATGCGGCTCACATTCGACTTTCGAGTCGCACACTGCGAACCCAG GATATCGGAACTCCTGGATTACACACCTGAAGACATCACAGGAAGGAACATGTACTCTCTCTGCCACGGCCAGGACGTTCAGAAGCTTAGGAAGTGTCACGTTGATT TAATGAACAAGGGACAAGTAATGAGCAGCTATTACCGGCTCATGAACAAGAACGGCGGCTACACCTGGGTCCAAACGTGCGCTACAGTCATCTGCAATAACAAAAACTCGGAGGAACAGAGTATCATATGTGTCAACTATGTCATCAG CAGTGGTATTGAGTACGAGAACTGCATAATGGACAGCAGCCAGCTTCGCGGTGCAAGCGACGTCAAGCCAGATGACCCCAACAACTCTGAAAGAGGATCCACGCCTGACAATGATGGGCGAG ACGACCACTCGCCTCGAGACCCGGAGCCCAGGCCTTCGCCAAAGTCACACGAAACTCATTCTCTAGGGGGCCAAGACGGCACAGCCTCAGCGGATCACCTTACGCAGCTTGGCACAGTCAACAAGGTCGAAGCCCTCAGGAGTTCCGCTAAG ATACGAGGATCTCGTGCAATGGACTCTAATTATGCTCCGGTGAACTGCAACACGTACATCGACCCTTACCAG CAGGATGTTGTCTGTAGTGTAACAGACCCATCACCCGCCCCTATCCCTAAGAACCTCCGCAAGCGGCCGGCCGAAGACGGCAACTGTCGCAGCAGCCCCAAGTCACGGCCAGGCAGCCGATCTAGTCTTCAGCCACTGCAGCCCAGTAGTCCCGCTCGCAGCCTACCATCCTCAGACCAGCCGAGCGCTCCTGGTTTTCTTCACCGAGACGAAGACAGGGGTGCAGGATCCTGCTCCCCTCCGGGAGCTTGCGATGACTCCTGTGATGGTCCTGACGGCCTGTCGCGACCCTGGAAGGCAGGCGGCGGAAGCTCGAACCAGAATTCTACCGAGGCCTCCAGCTTAACGGTGAGAGAACTCGAAGACGCGATGAAGAAACACCTCCCTGAATCGAGAGGTCTTATTGGCGGTCCTTCGCCACCTCAGAGACCTTCAGCAGCGACGATCCAGTGGATCGGAGGCCCTCAAACGACGGGAACTGCAGGACCCCCTCCGCCGCTGCCGGCGTCAACCTTACTTCGCCAGCTGTACGTTAGCAGAGAATCGGTGATACGATCCGGTTCTCATGTTAGCGGTTCATCGCGGCCGACGTACTACGGAGACGTTCCGACACCACCTGAAGGGCCCTGGGGCGCGGCAGACGCGTTCATGCTGCCGGGCAAAGACGGGACTCCTTACGGTGTCTTACCCTACCCCGGCTACGTCGATGCACCTCCACCCCCATTTTCCGCTGTCACTCCTCCGTCGTCTGTCTCGCCAAGGGATAGCAAGCTAGGCTTAGCGGAAAGCCCGGCATTCTCGGAAGCAGCAGCGGCGGCCGCGGCGGCGGCGATGCCGCACATGAGACACTACGTTGCGGCAGCGGCAGCGGAACTACCGCTGAAGCCACAAGTACTGGTGCATCCTGGTGGACTGGACTATGCGACGCAACAAGAGCAGCAACTCTACACCAGTGGCTTTCATTTGTACGGCAAACCGAACGGTGGTTGGTACGCGCAACAACCGAACTCTTAG
- the LOC135398125 gene encoding uncharacterized protein LOC135398125: MPTISTFHHLSLIALFASINAQWQYMPVVISTTEVGIRWTSLGRQQPASNTANQFVIQSCTVNTGCIEACRADEVNAAQRKHTVHVDLHSRRLLIRVFHQTIKPKSPDFEHEFAQTPEEPNPPCNVTWSRDAYGGALVSWDPALGPVEGYEVRLCNSKNLGSVPGSALASKFYPGGMKVECDVGCPGVKPIVTSENYTQAYLTDIYPFVGLAIEVRSFRKDQRRVVHHSVPSANVHSDRLSRDLLVSIASTASFLLLGNPLGFLVVICGVGGLVAVFRWLRYGQCGPKPSLDISQLVLKAEGSTDLKRDMAASPPKTKTKPKLAHPLTKSSTATASK, encoded by the exons ATGCCTACCATATCAACGTTCCACCATCTGTCGCTGATTGCACTGTTTGCTTCTATCAATGCAC AATGGCAATACATGCCCGTGGTTATTTCGACGACAGAAGTAGGCATCCGCTGGACATCTCTCGGTAGGCAACAGCCCGCATCAAACACCGCCAACCAGTTCGTCATACAATCTTGCACGGTAAACACTGGGTGCATAGAGGCGTGCCGGGCTGATGAGGTAAATGCCGCCCAAAGGAAACACACCGTTCACGTGGACCTCCACTCCAGACGTCTTCTCATCAGGGTGTTCCACCAGACGATCAAGCCGAAGTCGCCTGACTTTGAGCATGAATTTGCGCAGACACCAGAAG AGCCGAATCCACCGTGCAATGTCACTTGGTCCCGTGACGCCTATGGAGGGGCATTGGTCAGCTGGGATCCCGCTCTCGGCCCAGTCGAAGGCTACGAAGTCCGACTCTGTAACAGCAAGAATCTGGGCAGCGTTCCGGGAAGTGCGTTGGCAAGCAAGTTCTATCCAGGCGGGATGAAAGTAGAATGCGACGTGGGATGCCCAGGGGTTAAGCCTATAGTTACCAGTGAGAACTACACACAAGCCTATCTCACTGATATTTATCCCTTCGTTGGTCTCGCCATAGAAGTTAGATCTTTTCGTAAGGACCAGCGGCGGGTCGTCCATCATAGTGTACCATCTGCAAACGTCCATAGTGACAGACTTAGCAGAG ATCTTTTGGTTTCGATCGCATCTACTGCATCGTTCTTGCTGCTAGGTAACCCCCTTGGATTTCTGGTTGTCATCTGTGGCGTTGGAGGGCTGGTAGCAGTATTCAGG TGGCTACGTTACGGCCAATGTGGTCCCAAGCCATCGTTGGACATTTCTCAGCTGGTTCTCAAGGCAGAAGGATCAACAGATCTGAAACGTGACATGGCCGCTTCACCCCCAAAAACCAAAACAAAACCGAAATTAGCTCATCCGTTAACCAAAAGCAGCACAGCTACTGCCAGCAAATAG